ATTTATTGACCACGGTATGGGTGTGGTGATTGGTGAGACGGCAATTATAGGTGATTATGCTCTGATTTATCAAGGTGTCACTTTGGGCGGAACTGGTAAACAAAGTGGTAAACGCCATCCTACAGTCGGTGAAAACGTTGTAGTTGGTGCTGGCGCAAAGGTATTAGGCAATATTCACATTGGTAATAACGTCCGCATTGGTGCTGGGTCAGTTGTGCTGAGAGATGTGCCTTCTGATTGTACAGTCGTCGGTATTCCTGGACGGATTGTCTATCGTTCTGGAGTCCGCGTTGCACCTTTGGAACACAACAACTTACCAGACTCAGAAGCGGAAGTGATTCGCGCTTTAGTCGATCGCATTGAAACTTTAGAACAACAAATCCAAAATCTCCAGCAACTACAAATTGCTGCTAAAACTCCTGTATTAGTTGGTGCGGTAGCTGTCCAAGAA
Above is a genomic segment from Aulosira sp. FACHB-615 containing:
- the cysE gene encoding serine O-acetyltransferase; the protein is MLSTLRADFRIIFERDPAARNWLEVLVCYPGLQALIFHRLAHWLHHFGLPFIPRFISHLSRFLTGIEIHPGATIGQGVFIDHGMGVVIGETAIIGDYALIYQGVTLGGTGKQSGKRHPTVGENVVVGAGAKVLGNIHIGNNVRIGAGSVVLRDVPSDCTVVGIPGRIVYRSGVRVAPLEHNNLPDSEAEVIRALVDRIETLEQQIQNLQQLQIAAKTPVLVGAVAVQEPEPKSEAPLCSLRDKAIQEFLDGAGI